Part of the Lichenicola cladoniae genome is shown below.
CTTTCGTCCGGCACCGTGCTGGGCCAGATCGAGCGCCGGTGGCCGGATAGTCGCGATGGTGGCGCCGGTGGTGACGGCCCGCTCCAGCACTGCATCGAACTGTGGACATGCGGGGTCGACGATCAGCCGCCTTTGGCCGAGGCGCAGGGCCTGCATCGCCCACCCGGCGGCATCGCCGCAATCGAGCACGTCGATCAGCGCGTCTGGTCGTCCGGCCGTTGCGGCGTGAATCAGCGCCCGCCACCAGCCGGCACCCATGAAGCAGGCCGCTTCCGGCGCCGAGAGCAGCATGACGGGCAGGGCACCCGCGGCATCGAGCACGAGGCGCGCGTCCGCAAGACTGTGGATCACCACGGATGGTGGTTCGGGCAGTCGATCGGGCGGGCCGGACTCGGGGTTCATGCTTGACGTTCAAGTCGTTGCGGGCGAACAGTTCAAGTACGATCTGAGCGAGGATATGGGTGCCGGTGGCGCAGCAGGACCAGTGGCAGCAGGACATGTTGGACCAAACGGATGGCGGGATCACCCGACTCCAGGCGGCGCTGGCGCGAATCGCCGCGGCTGTGGGCCGCAAGCAGGACGAACTCCGTGCCGCCGAGCTGACTGCGCTGGCCGCGCAGCACGAGGCCGACCTGCTGGCACTCAGCCACGCGGAAACCACCGCGAGGCTGGCTGCGGCCGCTTCCTTTCCGGCGCAGCCGGCTCCGGGCCTGTCGCTCGACGAGATGCGATCCCTGTCGGCTAGACTGGATTCGATGATTGCGTCGGTGCAGGCGGTGATCGCGCCTGACGCGCTTTCGGCGGCCGACGACCGTGCAAGCCCGTCGCCGGATCGACGTTAACAGCTGAAGACGATACCGGGGCCTGGGTCCCGGGCTGATGGCAGGAGGTAGCGGTGGCGCAAGTAACCGTGAAGATCAACGGCTACGCCTACGCGGTCGGTTGCGAGGATGGGCAGGAGCCGCATCTGCAATCGATGGCCCAGCAGGTCGAGCGGCGCATCGAACGGATCAAGTCGATCGGTGGCCAGAGTGGCGAGGCGCGCCTGCTGGCGCTGGCGGCACTGCTGATGGCCGATGAGCTGCATGACCTGGCGGCGGACCGGCTGCCCTCCGGCA
Proteins encoded:
- a CDS encoding cell division protein ZapA → MAQVTVKINGYAYAVGCEDGQEPHLQSMAQQVERRIERIKSIGGQSGEARLLALAALLMADELHDLAADRLPSGTTDALAEGEQARVINLQREQMVIGLAERAEAIAAALERD